Part of the Alteracholeplasma palmae J233 genome, ATGATGAATAAAGAGAAAAAATTGATAATTGGAACTGTAGGTTATATTTTAGTAATGGTAGCTATTGCAATCATTAGAGATAATGCAGCAGATCATATGAAGACAGCTTTACTTTTAGTTACAAGAATTATGGTAATAGCATTAATTGTGTTTTTCATTTTAGCTGCGTATATGATTGCGCATATAATCAAAAAGAATAATAAGGAATTTCAACAAAAAGTGATTGATAAAAAGTATGATGAGTTACTAGTTATAACTAAAGCTAAATCTGAAAAATATTACTTTGGAAGATTGATTATTAATTCAAAATTTAATTTATTAGTTATACTGTTTATTCTTGGTAAGAATGATGAAGCGTTTGAATTATTAAATCATACTTACTGGCGTACTTATAGTAATGGTGTAGTATTTTATAGAGTTCTAGAATTATTATATAAAGATAAAATAGATGAAGCTAAAAAAATAAGAGAAAAACTAAGAAGAATTAAGCATCAAGAAAATAATTTAGCAATAATAGATCATATTATATCTTTTAAGCAAGATAATCAAGAAAATGAGAAGCTTACTAAAAGTATCTATCCAATTGTCAGAGAAATGTGCTCTAATAATAAAACAACACATAAACTTAATGAATTATAAAAAAAAAGATTTTTTTAAAATACTGAATGTGAGGGATTAGTAATGAATAAGAAAACAATTACAATTAATATCTTATTATTTTTATCAGGACTTATATTTTCACTTTTTAATGTAGCAATACCTTATGTTGCCTTTAAAACAAACACAAGTGTATATTATACATTTGAAATTATTTCTATTTTTATCTTAGGGATAACAATATCACTTATAGCAGATGAAATTAAAAAGACTGTATCATTTAATAATATGAAAAAAATTAGATGGGCATATCATAAAAACTTCATATTATTCTATTTATCAGTAGTTATTTTTCATCTTTTATTTTTAGTTCTTAGAATCTCAGAAAGGACTAATTACTTATATTATGTCATCCCCTGTATTATTTTTATTTTGACAATAGATATCATAAATTCTATTTTAGTTTTTCAAAAATCAAATGAAGTAGAAAGAAACTATTATACATATTCTTTGTTCAATCAACTCACAAGTGCTATATTAATTTTAAGTTTATGGGCTTTTATGGCAGTATATAGTGAATTAACATCAGTCATACTGATTACTGTCTTAGCTGTTGGTATAAGAGTGTTTCTTATTTATAAGAAACCAAGAATAAAAGACTAGCTTTAATTAGTATAATAATTATATGAGAGATTAGTTATAAACAAGTCTAATGGCTTGTTTTTTTCATATAAACCATAAAACAATACTAAAATAAGGTATAATAGATACGCAATCATATAGTGAAAAGAGGAATAAAATGGAAAAACTAGAAAGACAACAAGTCTTTAGAGATCCAATATACGGCTATATCCATATTGATTATGCCTTTATAGAAAATTTAATTGATACTAAAGTATTCCAAAGACTAAGAAGAATCAGACAATTAAGTGGTGTCCATATGGTTTTTCATGGGGCAGAGCACTCACGCTTTATTCATAGTCTAGGTGTTTATGAACTAGCAAGACGTTTTATAGAAATAAAAGAGATCAATGAAACACTTTCTATTAGAGAACAGTTGCTTTTTTTAACAGCTGCGCTACTTCATGACTTAGGTCATGGAGCGTATTCTCATGCCTTTGAGTATGTGTTTAAAGTAAATCACGAAAAAATTGGAGCTAAACTGATTAAAGCAGACCAAGAAATTGGTGAGATCTTAGATAAAATAGATAAAGACTTTAAATATGATGTTGCATCTATTATCGATAAGAAACATAAATTTCCAATTATTGAACAACTGATATCAAGTCAATTGGATGTTGATAGATTAGATTACTTAGAAAGAGATGCTTATTTTACAGGAGCTGTTTATGGTCATATTGACCTTGAACGTTTAATGAGAATTATCACTGTTAAAAATGATAAAATAGTGTTTAAAGAAAGTGGAATACACGCAATTGAAAACTATCTTATTAGTAGATACCATATGTACTGGCAAGTTTATTATCACCCTAAGGCTCGCGCATTTGAAGTTATTTTAGAAAAAATATATTTAAGAATCCATGATTTATTAGAATCAAACTTTGATTTTGGACACGATGTCACTGCTCTAAAAAGAATTATGGAAGATAAAAATGACCTAGAGGCTTATAGAGAAATAGATGATTACTATATGAATGGACTGATTGCACACCTTACAAAAAGTAAAGATGAGATATTAAGCACATTATCAATTGACTTTCTAAATAGACACATATGGGCTTATTTAGATGATACAAAGGAGAACGCAGCTAAAATAAAAGAAATTAAAAAGGAATATAAAGACTTAGAAAAATACTATACACTTTCAACTAACGTTGAACAAAGTGCATATAGTGAAACCAGTAAAAATATGGGAGACCAAATATACATACTTAAAAAAGATGGTAACATAGAACCATTAAGTGCACACTCTTCTATTATCCATAGTTTAATTACAACCAGTATTAAAGAAGATGCTAAGTTTTTTTATAAGGTAAAAAAATGAATCAAATTATTGTAGTAGAAGGATATCATGATCAAATAAAAATTA contains:
- a CDS encoding HD domain-containing protein, which produces MEKLERQQVFRDPIYGYIHIDYAFIENLIDTKVFQRLRRIRQLSGVHMVFHGAEHSRFIHSLGVYELARRFIEIKEINETLSIREQLLFLTAALLHDLGHGAYSHAFEYVFKVNHEKIGAKLIKADQEIGEILDKIDKDFKYDVASIIDKKHKFPIIEQLISSQLDVDRLDYLERDAYFTGAVYGHIDLERLMRIITVKNDKIVFKESGIHAIENYLISRYHMYWQVYYHPKARAFEVILEKIYLRIHDLLESNFDFGHDVTALKRIMEDKNDLEAYREIDDYYMNGLIAHLTKSKDEILSTLSIDFLNRHIWAYLDDTKENAAKIKEIKKEYKDLEKYYTLSTNVEQSAYSETSKNMGDQIYILKKDGNIEPLSAHSSIIHSLITTSIKEDAKFFYKVKK